A stretch of DNA from Oryza brachyantha chromosome 9, ObraRS2, whole genome shotgun sequence:
TaatgccagattttggcaaattgcTGTTAGGGATTAAAGTGCggttaaagaccgaatcggacaagagTAAACAAAATCGGCTGGGAGAAAAGATTGAAGATAATATGAATCCAGCCGATAGAGTTTGAGTCAGACAAGGAGTGGACTCTGATTGGGCCCGAaggttagagatagattcggtattAATCaagagtccgtgtaaattagttagtttttatcttagagtttgtttaggattttatatctAGTTAGAGTCCGAAAACAATAGGTTAGTTATTGATACGGGTCCTTATCTAGTCAAGTTAGTTAATCCcgaggatataaatatgtgtgcctgaggtcattgtaaatcatcaatAAGATCAAACACACAACTTCAGCGCATCTCCAAAATTCCCGACTCCTTGAGCTCTCGTTGCGAGGTTTGTCaacttcgcaatgtaagttcaagTTCGTCAAACTCGTTGATCAGCTAGAACAAGACTGTCTCAATTAAGTTCGATCTCCTGCATAGCTAATCGGCGGtttgagttctattattgctttaatcTACATATGGTTTGAAGTAGTGGTAGATCTCGATCAAGTTCTTGCGAGTTCCTTTATTCGATCTGTTAATATGAGCTTATTCGACTGGATTCTGTCTtagtttagtccgatcaatctagttggctGAGTTTGTATCAACTGATTGGATCGGGTgctcgtgagggcttatcactggagttctagccagcattatcctaAGTAACTCATCGGTTTATTCATTAAACTTGTCGattttcatgtttcctataattatatcatgtTCGACAGCATATTggcttggttaagtccgatctgtgtatgtttggttcgatctagTGGTAGGAGCTCGTCCGATCGGTTAAGATTAGTGAGTAGATTGGCGGCTTATGTTGGTGTGTTGCAATACTTACTAATTTTATACATGATCGCATTTAGGcatgaactgtcttggttaggtccgatcttctaagtCTAGCGtgaatatgtatatgtttggTTACTATTGTTCTATACTAGTAATTGCTGTATCAGTCCGATTTACTTTGAATTCCACGTTTAGTTCTGCATCGGCTGCTGACTGTGTGTGTGATAAGCACTAGATTAGTCCTATCGGCTGCTTAATCTCGAGACTGTCTTCCTTAGGTCCGATCTCTTGAGAATAACTGATTGATCGGGTTACATGGTGGTTATCCTACTTCTGATTCAGTCGATTGAGCATATTATCATCCGATAACAGAAAATTCATctaaagccgatcgtctagttcatcggctagggtcctgaaaCGGTATCGGCTACACAGTCAATAGTGGTTTTAGGTTTAACTGTTTTTCCatattatatcttgtcagttacggaatcaaactaactggcacgcccagcaaatctaagaattaggtcctgcactggagtggtcttAGAGTAACTCCCatgcctacgtgtgtgacacgttgttgctattttcagcgtcaacattATTATACTTGGTCTCGTTGAGGTTAGGAATAAGGGTGGGTCGACGAATGAGTAGTTTATAATCAGCTCTAGTTCaacttaataaattaatttagttgtATTTGAAGTCATGCCTGGATTACCCACGAATGACTCGTGGTTCCTAGTTGAGACTATTTCAACTCGCTGCCTTAACTCCGATCTATAATAAAAGATGGGGCCTCTAGCAGCTCTTAgtgaaaacaaagaaaaaacatccTTTATGCATATGGTGGTACAGTTAAATACTTCGATTGTAATGAAAATACATCAGCACCTTATACTACAAAGAAATGTCTTTAGTAAAACATATTTGCggtgaatttaatgaaaataatttaatacttatatgCCTGCATTTTCTATTAACATTTTCTATTAAGactacaaaactaaaattgagCCGTGCTGACAATATACAGCCAGTTTCATCGTCAAAgttgtgaaaagaaaaaaaacaaaggaacaCCAAGCAGACACGACATATCACCATACTAGCCACTAAACGCCACACCCAACACGAGAAGCTTCCAGAATTCTCCACGCAATGCAACAAGACCagataattttctttaaaaagtcaattctcttcaatttctcaaaaataatttataaataaaatatttatatatttatttttagcaatataaaaacatcaatgaaaaaatttcataattaatttgaattaaaaatttaaattttaggttataagtgtacgggaaaaaaaaacaggtgcCCCGCGATTTTTCAGGCCCTGGTTTGATCTCACTTCGGGAAGTAATAATACGTGAAGCAACACTCGACGCGCGGCCGCAGCTCACCTATCCGACACGTCTCCTccactctctctccctcttcctctccctctctctctctctctacaagaagatctctctctcttctcagCGACACAGCAAGAAGAGTGGAACGGAACCCCAGAGCTGAAGGCTGAAGCTATGGCGTCGTCCCTCAgcaccacctccctctccACGCACTCGCCGGCCCCGCCGGCGCTCGCCCTCCGCGGCCGCCACGTGGCCACCTCCGCCTTCGGCGGGGCCCCGCGGTTCCCGGCGCTGCGGGCCGCCGTGCCGGTGCCGCGGCGGCTGACCGCGCGGGCGGTGGCCGGGGACGCCGAGGACGAGTGGGGGAAGGACCCGGCGGACcagggcggcgccgcggcggcggcggcggtggccgaggcgccgccggtggcgggCGAGGTCGCGGAGCTCAAGGCGAAGCTGAAGGACGCGCTGTACGGGACGGAGCGCGGCCTGCGCGCGTCCAGCGAGACGCGGGCGGAGGTGGTCGAGCTCATCACGCAGCTCGAGGCGCGCAACCCCACGCCGGCGCCCACCGAGGCGCTCACCCTCCTCAACGGCAAGTGGATCCTCGCGTAAGgccttctccttccttcccccTTTCTCCTCCATAATCTGCTACTACTTGTGATCTCTTACTATTTTTAGTTCCATTCCCGGTTGGCCTAGATTATTGAATCGATCTAATGGGCTCTGAACGCGTGCTACGAGAGGAAAATCGCTGTTTACTCCTTTCTTTCAGCGTCCGCTAATCGTGAAATGTATAGTTTCATAAGTATGTGTCCTCGATAGAGTACTGTGACTTGATTAAACTCATTCTAcaaattgattttgtttcCGTTCTGAAGGAATCGCAGCACCTGGCAGATTTATGAGTAATTGTGTTCTTTTAAGCACAGTGCTGCAGCTTATACTGATATGTTGCTCTGCTTTTAATATTTGTCTTTTGTCGTTTCACTAGTATCTATAAGAGTGAGCTTTGTAGTTCACTTCAGCCATCTGTGGACTGATTATAAATGTTCAGGTTTACAGAATGATCCTTTGGTTTTCATGTTCAGTTTTAAGTTATGCTGAAATTATATGTACAGAATGCCTGATGTTTCACTAGCTTATTTGTTTGAATCCTTTTATTATCATTGTAATACCAAGGGATATCACTAGTTATATATCcgtaaaaaggaaaattttgtatatgaaCGAAGCATCTGCTAGCTTGCTACTCTTGGACAACCTTTGAAATTGCTAAGGGAGGTTATATGAAATCACTAGGGAAGTCTTTTAGAAGACCGTTTTATGCACAACCATAAAAACAAAGTATTCAGGTACCTGTTGCTATCATTTACTTGAGAAAAGGACAACTGTGATTGCCTCAGTACTTTAGACACTCACATAGTCAAATGATCTCAACATCATCGGTACTGTATTGAACCAATGACTAGCATCTAGGATGCTGAGAAGTCTAGTAATAGATCACAATTCTGATTAAACGTAGTTGAAGAATCACTGAATAGTTTGGAGACTAATAAATTAGGTGAACACAGGTACACCTCATTTTCACAGCTGTTCCCACTGTTAGGAGCTGCAAGTTTGCCTCAGCTTGTTAAGGTGGAGGAAATATCACAAACTATTGATTCCGAGAACTTCACAGTGCAGAACTGCATCAAGTTTTCCGGACCTTTAGCAACGACTTCAGTGTCTACCAATGCCAAATTTGAAGTTAGAAGCCCCAAACGTGTACAGGTGTGATTCCCTTATCTCAAtaatgtttttcattttttagtgAAATCATGTCATGatctatttcattttttaaacttatttttggaTACTTGGAAAAAGAATGTATATGAAATTCTAGTGAAATTGAGCAATTTGGATATCAAGTACAGCAACCTTTATTTCATATGTGAGAAGCTTTTCAGGAATTTTGGAACTGCAGTTTTTTGTAGagctttttttatcataagcTACTCAATTGTTCTGAAGCTCGTAACATTTTGAATATCGATTGTAAAGATTGGGAAACAAGCactaatttgatatttcatGATTACTACATTATTAGAGCAAATAGAAATTGTCCATATTTTGAACTGtaggattaattttttttactgttacGTATACCCCATCTtattgcttatgcttataagccaaatattgatttttaaaacttaaaattggagttattttgggattttatttttcatctagtatattttcagcctttgcttttatacCGCtaacaacatgtatatatggaagttttacccataaattatattttaatctttaataagttgtttcgcttatgcttataaaacaCAAAAAGATGAGGAGATGTATAGAGCAATTGAAACATGTTTCCCTGACTGTTTTAGATTATTGCCATTTCCATCCTGAAGCTGCCAAATTAGTtgtataatatgaaatggttTGGTAAAAGGGGTAGGAAAAAACCCTTGCATATCTGTTTCTTTGTGTGCAGATATCAATTGAACTGTGTTATGGTTTTCTGCAAAACTCACATAATTTGAAACTCTTTCAGATCAAATTTGATGAAGGCATTATCGGCACACCACAATTGACTGATTCTATTGTACTACCAGAGAAGTTTGAGTTCTTTGGGCAGAACATTGACCTGACCCCGTTGAAGGGCATATTTTCTTCAATTGAAAATGCGGCATCCTCAGTTGCAAGAACCATCTCTGGTCAACCTCCACTGAAGATACCAATTAGGACCGACAATGCCGAGGCTTGGTTGCTCACAACCTATCTTGATGATGAGCTTAGAATCTCCAGAGGTGATGGTAGCAGCATCTTCGTGTTGTTTAAGGAAGGAAGCACCCTCCTATATTAAGCTTGGCATGCCTAATCTATGGGTAGAATTTTATGTTGAAGCACTCCATGCAAATAGTTGTggataatttctttttcttatttatgttTGCATGTTCTTATTTGTGTTCGTATAATTTGTGCATTTGGATGATGTGaagttttgtgtgtgtgtaatGTATTCTCTGATGTCCCTTAGGCTTATATATACAAGTTATTGCAAAAACTACACTGAAATATAAAGATGTAAAAGGAATACGTGAAGAGggtatttctttttcatataattagtATTCTGTGTATCAAAATCAGTAGCATCTCTATGACTTAggagtatttaaaaaaaaaacatcaaccaGGAAATTGCCTTGAAATAGTGAAGTCTACGACATAGTATCACAAGCAGAAGAAAATTGTTGTCAGCCGAATCTTTCCTAAAACTTATCCAGACGATTCACTACTTCACTAAGGTAGAGTACATGAATTTTTCATCTACAGTTCGAGCTTCCTGAACTTGTACTAGTATAAAGCATTCCAAGAGATCGAATCTCAACCGCACGCTGTCACTTGACCACCAGCCAGTACGCTGCAACTTGTTGGGATGgtttaaatacaaatttgaaatgcatacatacatgtgtTTCTTGCAAATCATGTCCTGGACCTATGAAAATTTGTGCATTAGTCATGCAAACCTAGCTGCTTTCATGAAATTCAATCATGTCTCATTAACCTTGtactttgtttttatataatatttcatctgtattttaatagataatgcTCTTGACTTTTTGTTACACAATTGATCattcttatttagaaaatctgtgcatgcaaatatgtaaagtttaagttataattaaaattcatTTAGTAATAATTCCAATCACAGCAAAGAAattgtgcaaatatgtaaaagtttaacttataattaaaatacctTTGCCACTAAatccaatcacaacaaaatagataaaagttacgtaagttttttaaataagacaaataatcaaacgtgtaagaaaaaatcaataatcaaTAGCACCACCTATTAAATACGGAGGTATATATTTAACCAGTCACTCAGACGATTCAATTCCATTGTTCATCGattcaaaaaggaaaaaaaaaacaaaaagaataagTCTACTCAGGCACCAATTAGCTACCCCAAACTCCTTCCGTCTCTTAATAAACCAAACTTTTGGTTTCCATGCccgaccatccgtcttatctgaaatttttgtaagaaataaaaaaatagtcacatataGAGTaatgttcatgttttatcatctaataaaaacaaaaatgttaatcttacaaaatttttaataagacagagtcaaacattgtacgtaaaaagtgaaaatttgatttattttgggatggagagaATATGGAGTGGTGTGGGGTGAGATTAGACCTTTTATCAAAGATTTAGACAAATTTGGGGAAATAAAACTGCAGATTAGAAGTTTGCTGATCTAAATGAAATGGTCGAATAGGTTTAGGGCCCAtggtctattttattttatctaatcCAGTAAGAAAACTGTGTCatgttactttatttttaaaataactatcGATGTTGAGTATTATTGTTCAACTTTTACCATTAGTTACTATGTTTCGTGTTTATGTTTAGGATCATTACACTTCAATATTATAGCATCTTAAGTatttattattagaaaaacaaactatcgGATTCAGGGAAACGCTGCCGCTCCTCCGCTCGCTGCCCCCACGCCTCCCCTCCAACCTACCGAAGAGAACCCCCAATGGCTTCCCCAGCGGATTCAGGGaaaatgctgctgctgcatgcctGGCAGTCCTCCATTATCTCCGACCAAAACCTCTCCGACCTATCCGGAGCCGGCTTGACCCAGAGCAAGGAACTAGCCGGGTTCCGCGGCGCTTATGGTGAGGAATTCCTACCCCCGACTCGCGGGAAGTGGTAGTGTTTGAGCCTTTCTTTGAGCGGGGTTTCGGGCTACCGGTGTCTTCCTTTTTCCGGGGTTTGttggatttctatggaatCGAACTCCATCATTTGAACCCCAATTCTGTTCTTCAAATCGCGGTGTTCGTATACACCTGCAAAACCTTCCTTGGGATCccccctcacttcaacctcttCCGCCATCTATTTGCCATCAAGCCCCAACCCAACCGGAATCATCCATCGGTGgtgagcggcgccggcgttcaGCTCTGTGAGGGGAGCAAGAAAGCTTGGCTTTCTCTGCCCATAAAGACTTCCCTTAAGGGCTGGCATGCGGCGTGGTTTTATTGCTCCAACCTTGCCGACTCCCTTCCTCCCTTTGTTGGCCATGCTCCTGTTGCTCGGGAGCCTTAGTCACCACTCCCGACGACCGAAGAGATGTCGCAGGTGAACTCGTTGCTCAACATGGATGAGAACTTGAAGTCCGTTGGCCTAACCGGCGTCTGGGTGACCCGGCACTTCATTTGGTGCCGGATCCAGCCCCTGAAGGACCGGGTCCGATTCGCCTTTGATTATACCGAGAGCGATGACCTGATTCGGGAGTCGGCAGAGGTGCTACGGTAGGAAGCCATCCAGGCTAGGGCTCGACAGCTGTTTGCCCCAATTACTAACATCCCGGCTATCCCCGCCGGCTTCCCATCACCATTCCACGCTGGGAATGCTCCCCCTCCGGTGAATCCTTTGTCTCTTCTGGGTGTTTTGCTTCTAGCTTTTTGGATGTTTTCCGACTTGTCGTGTTCTGACTTATATTCTCTTCTGTAGGACCACCACCAATTCCTGTCCTAGCCCCCGAGCCGGGCCTCGCCCGTGCTTAATAGGGGAGCGGAAGCTTCTGCTGATGAGCCAACTACCAAGCGACTGGCGT
This window harbors:
- the LOC102700267 gene encoding probable plastid-lipid-associated protein 2, chloroplastic produces the protein MASSLSTTSLSTHSPAPPALALRGRHVATSAFGGAPRFPALRAAVPVPRRLTARAVAGDAEDEWGKDPADQGGAAAAAAVAEAPPVAGEVAELKAKLKDALYGTERGLRASSETRAEVVELITQLEARNPTPAPTEALTLLNGKWILAYTSFSQLFPLLGAASLPQLVKVEEISQTIDSENFTVQNCIKFSGPLATTSVSTNAKFEVRSPKRVQIKFDEGIIGTPQLTDSIVLPEKFEFFGQNIDLTPLKGIFSSIENAASSVARTISGQPPLKIPIRTDNAEAWLLTTYLDDELRISRGDGSSIFVLFKEGSTLLY